One Sparus aurata chromosome 23, fSpaAur1.1, whole genome shotgun sequence genomic window, GCTTCGTAATGGGAGACAATAAAGCCAAGACTCTTGTTTAATTAGTATATGGCCGAATCATCAGGGCAGTTAAAGCTTGTAAACCAGGCTGTGCTTCTGGTGACCCAGTAACAATCTTTTAATCTGCATTGTTGGTCTTTTGTAATCAGTTTACAATTCCAAATGCGGTGCTGAGTTTCACTTGATTTTTATCCAGCCTCTCATATGTTTTAACGGCATAAAAGCAGCCACATGTCAAGCATATGTGATGCTTTAGtgaaacctttttaaaaagctgcatgGTTATTCTGCTGCAGGAAGCTCATGTGTGCACTTTCTTGAATGGATGATGCAAGTTTTCTCTTGATTGCAACCATGACTCTCTATGTGCCTGTGTGTACATATACAATATTATACTGCAACTCTGATGCATGAAATCTAATATTTTTGGAACTAATGTTtggaattaaaatgaaattcaaTGAAAAAAAGGCTAGTTAGCATTAAACTAAGCTAGTAGCAACTTAAATAACTTGACTCATTACAAATGCGGCACTCCTTGTAAGATCATAACGAGTTAATAACATGCACGCACACTTCAGTTTGGCATACTTTGCATGTTCAGCCACCTGAGGATATGGGTACTTCCTTGTACGCCAAACTCCATGGTAAAATCATGCAATTCAAAGAGAACTTACTTACAGCGGCGCTTACACGCTacatagaaacacacaaatgtctatTCAAGCATCGGCATGATATTAGTTTTAATTCGGCACGCTAATAATCTACAAATCAACTAACTCTCTTAGCCTTGtacatacacaaaaacatcGGAATGTGTTAAGACGTTGTAACATCTGTTAACTTAAATGAAAGGAAGGTGCTGGAATAAGGACTATCTTGGTGATTTGGTGTCAGCCGAAATGGTTATCGAGCCTTAAAGACGATCTTGAGTCGTGTTTTATGAGATGTTCTTTTCAGCTGATAAGCAAGACAATTTTAGTTTCCAGATTCcagaatggagtttggtttcaTGACCTTCTCATGCTGTAATGTTTTGCCAGCCAGCCTCGGTGCTGGCGGGACAGACTCATCGGTGTGAAACAGCTCGTGGCCCGCTCTTCTTATCTTTTGCCGTCATTACAAACCGACTTATCGCTTATTCGAGTGAATCATTTACCCGGACAGTCAATGTAAACAGATAACAAGTAGCACAAAGACATTAGTCAATGAACTCACCGTTCGGAGGGCTGCCATCTCCGCTACGTTGCGCTGACAAACGCGATTATCTGCTCGTGTGGAAACACACTCAGTTCAAAGTCAACTTGAGTTCCGCTTTGAAATACGAGACGCTGCTCAGCTGAGGTGAAGCCAGAACCCACCCACAAATAACAAACACCTCAAGATAATAGTCCTTTACAAAAAGAAAGTTGATCTAGCTAGTTTATATACCCCCTTAAACAGTGAATGattttctctaaaaaaaaaaattctgggTCAATTATTTAATGTCACCATTTATTCCTATTTATGAAGACAAGAGGACGTTAGTGTAATAAACAGCCACAAAATCACTTTAATTCTCTGGTTACAGTGATCGGTAACATTATCTATTACAATCAGGAAGTCGTTGGAGGCGTGTACAAAAGCGTAACATCTGATTGGCGGACACCGGCAGactcagagaggaggttacctaaGGTCAAAGAGGTTAACTCTGATTGGTCGAGCAGTTGGGAGGGGTGCAGGTCTGGTTACACACGGTGCCAAAAACTATGAGCTGACTTATCTCAGCCAATCAGTGTAATGAATACAAactttattttatgaattgaaCATCTTCCCTGTATTTATAAGCATTCAGTTGTCATCTTAGTAATGTGAACAGGGCGCTCAAACATATGCCCCATCTGCATCATACATATTCATCTGTAAAACCAGCTGTCCCACATCCACCAGGACAGCGTGCAGACCAGGACGGTCAGGATGGGATCTGACTCTTGAAGCCGTAGTTGAGTTCGGCTCCTCCGCTGAACAGCAGGTCGATCCCGGTGCAGAAAGTAGCATCAGCGGCAAGATATAAGGCCGTCAGCCCGCACTCAGTCTCAGTCCCCATGCGACCCAGCAGCTGTTCGACAAGAAAACCTCAAAGTCATTTATGATTCTTGGTCAGTTTCCAAGATCACAGTCCTGTGGTTGCACTTccttgtgtttatgtgtgcgttATACTCTCACAGTTGTGATGGTGTAATttcagtgtaaataaaaaatgtttatggtTTTTACAGTTTTAGATGAATACAGTGCAGTTAAAGTTTGCGACAAATGAGGTTCAGGGAGGACGGTGAAAAGTCTgaaggttttaaaacaaaaaaatctgactaGAGCTGTAGAATACTGTCAGGTTCACATCAACTACAAGAAAGGACCTGTGCTCACCCTACTTTCTACTGCCACACGGGCTAAATATTGATTTTCACATCCTCCATTATCATAATCCTGAGTAAGTGAAAAATCTAGAGGAAAGTgtacaataaaagaaaaaaaaaacgcttcaTCCTCCTCTAATTCTAGAACCAATCTATGtttaaatgcataaaaaaatgactaaaaataTCATCTCATCTAATATCTCTGAGAAAAAACTCATCTTCACTATAACTTTTTGTCGAGTAACATCATGACATCACTTAATCCCACCGTCCCGTTAGCCATTTCATAGCCTTCTGCTTCCACTCACTTCACTATGAATAATGAAAAGCAAGCTGAAACTCTTCAGGAGCGCAGTGTAACTTTTTCCCCCCTGTTGTCTCACGCTGCTCTTCTGACAGGGATGAGAAGAAAGCTGATATTTGCATTGCAAAACGAACAGCCTGTTTCTGTTTCGATCCGGGATTGAGGGAGTTAACATTTACAACACAATAGACAGACTTCAGCGCGAGGCAGTTGGGTCATTAACAAAACAACGATGCAGAAACTGACTTCAGTATCATCGGTGTGACAACTTATCTGTTAATGCTGCTGCGAAAGAAGCGTTACTGGGTTTTATTGTCACATAACAGCAGCAACGCAACGGCCGCACAACTAATCAACTATCTCTTTTTCCTAAGACCTCTGTAGGATCACTTCCACTCTGAACATCTGCGTGGGAACCCGTTGGTTCCACTGTGAGGACTTACCTGACAGTTTTCTCCCGCTTTAATGGCCGCGGCGGCATCTGGTGTCTGTCCTGCTAAATCCTCCCACAGAGGCGTGAGCACGTTACCTGGAGAAAGGCTGCAACACACGGCAGAGAGCATAATCAGACATTGGCAGATATGGCAGCaattcatgtttattttcattctgaTTCAATCTGATGATCATTTTCACGACCGATCAATGAATTGCTTCCTTTCTCCAACAGATCactacatttaagaagctggaacgaGGGACTGTTTAATATTCTGGcttgaaaaataactgaaacaatCAATCGATAATCAAAACAGAAGAGCCAGATTGATATATTGGTTGGCTGTTATTATCTACAGATACTGGCCCGTCACAGATATATCATAGCAGCATGTATGTTGTCCGatgagaaaacttttttttctagaAATTATGATGCTAAAAATGATGCTTTGGGTCAATCATAATTACTAAATTCTCAGCAAAGTGTGCTGTTTCagtgaactgatgtcattttcgACAATAAACTTAATTGTTAAACTGAAAAACATTCTACCTCTGTTACATATTTGTAACAAGCATTTGATAACCCTATTTGAGGGATCACTGAAAAAAACGTGTGTACGGCCTCTATATCGATCTTGTcatttttggtattggccccaaaatcaaatatcagtcaggctctaCAAAGCGTTGgtaattcattttcttttaatcaacTTCTTTTAATCAATCAACTTTTAATCCATTTTCTGACTTATCTTTGCAGCTCTATTAGACAAGAAAAGGGACGGTTAAAATCTATACAATATGTGTCTTGATGTGTAACTTCCCAGCCTCTTAATGCAAAGACAAAgcttgtgtgtctctgttttatAACATTTCATAAAGACTTTTCGGACTTAATGCGTGCCTTTATGGGCCATTTTTTACATTAGCATTGAAACTGCGTACGTTTACTGTAGTCTTGTACCTAAGAACAATTCTGAGGTATTTGTATGTTGTTTCTGTATGTATCTGATTGAAATAGTTACCTTTCAGATTAAGTGCTCACATTAAAAGCATAAATTCTTCttattaaaatacaacacattgATGAAGTTTAAACCAGTGTGCCTTACCAGTTCACTCGAACGTTGTAGCGACTCTCATCCACAGCCATCGCCTTTGTCATGGAAATGATCGCCCCCTTGTGGAGACAAGATCACATTACAGAACTCcatctctgtcaggcagagatTTGAGGAATAAAATGAAGCAGGAGAAGACGCTTGTTCCTTGGAGGAGTAACTCACCTTGGTGGCGACGTATGGTGCAGCATCTTTCTGGCCGATGGTGGCCACCAGACTGGACACGTTGATGATGTTCCCCTGGCGCTGTCTGAGGTACGGCAGCGCATActgaagagagagtgagaccTCTAATGATTTCAAAGATCCTTtatacattcttttttttttttttttcaatgaattTGTGAGGGAGCTCATTGGAAGCAGAGGAAGGTTGTAATGATTTTAATCGTGTCAGCATTTGATGACACCACTGATAAATACTTCATGAGTAATCAGTAAATTAAAGCACTGAGATATTCTAATGCCTGAAATGTCTGAATTCATGCCATTTAAATTCAAGTTCTGGGTTTTCCGAACACTCAACTGGACTTCTCTTACTGGTATGTCGAAGGAATAATACAATATTATTCTGTAGAACTGTAGTATATCTAATATTCTGTTTATTGACAAGTAAGATGGTAAATTTAATGATTTAAGATTGGACACTATCAAAGTCAGATCGGTCATGTCCTTTGTTGCCTAAAGTTGGAGCATTTAATAAATCACAGAAAAATCAAGTGCTGTGAAACTTGTGATTGACACACATTGATTAAActtcccattttattttaattaattctgattcatttgatggttatttttaatgtttatttctttctgttACTTGGGTTGTGTGACTGACAGAACTTGGGATGGGACAAAAATCATATCGATTCCTTTCAGACTTGAACGATTTCTTCTTGATGCCCAGAAGTTCAGATTTTGAATTTTTCATCTTGAATTTTACTTATTTCTTCAATTCTAACAGCTGAAATTTTGAcctcactttttttctttttttctttttgatctGGGAAGGATCACCTTATTCACGATAActgtgataataataaaaaaagaagtattAGTAGTATTAGATATAGTATGGATACATACAGTAGACGTATCAGATCATGTTAATAATGCACACATGAGGCTCATGgataaaatatcacatttgttttttcaaactgCTACAGATATCGCAATTCTATCATTACTGTGAATTTGTGACAGTGACAATATAATATCCAGACAGGTCTAACTTAATCTAACCAATAATACTATATTTCAATTCTATTTTGGACATGTGTTACCAGATGGTACTCTTCTAGACTACACTGGTGACTGTTTCAtggtgtctctctgctgtccttgtctaataaaagcatgaaactAATAAAAATTGATTCAGGCAATCTGTAGGGATTCAACTTCACACTTAGATGTTCACTTGTGTACAATCTTTACGGCCTTCCTTTGCTTCCACAGAAAGGAACACTAAAAAAGAAACGTTACTTTAGAAGCCAAGAAGTAGCTGATGAGGTTCAAATTCAGCAGGTCCCTGAACTCCTCTGCTGTGGTGTCATCTGTGGATTTATGAGGCGGGTCTGAAGAGggtgacaaagaaacaaagcatTCGCCACCAGGAGCAATCCTCATTATCATATCTGTTGGAGGGAACAGGAAATGTGAGACTCACGCCACCCTGCGTTGTTGACGAGGCAGTCGATTTGGCCGTAATGCTCCACCGTGACAGCGATCAGTCTctgtggagacacacacacacacaaacacacacacatcccaccATTTACATTTGACTGGAGAGCTGCACAGGAAAAACCagttgtggacaaaaaaagCTGTAAAGAACACATGAAACTGGTTGGAGCTGTAATACCAGCTCAGGCTGCATTCAGATAAgtcactgacaaaacaaaatactgGTTTCAACTTAATGCCTGGGACTCTgggtttaagtcatgtgacagACAGGACACAGCGTCCGCCACAGGTCTTGTGACATATGACTGTAAAGGAAGTGTGAACGTCTGTCCAGTATAAACACCAGAGCTGCACTTTTACCTTGATGTCTTCCTCTTTGGAGACGTCACATGGGACGAATTTACATGAGCCTGGTCCTGCTTTGTTTAGCTCTGCTTCTAGACCCTCACCTGCTGCACCTGTAATACATGTGAGAATATGTGTTGATTGAAGGGTTCTCAGACATCCTGGTCATGGTacatctaggtgctgtatcgtagagCAACTGGActtttttcaatgtaaatacaTATGAAAAGTGTGAATACATACAATTTATATTCACACAAACTTTTTTCAGTGCAGTTTTTGTACCTTTCCCAATAACTGTCAAAGCAATTTGGTGATGACATTTTCTCAATTTGTGCAGAATTCAAAGTAATatgaagaataaaaataataataataaaaaaaaaaaaacattactaaCCTCCTCTTGCACAAAACACCACTTTGGCACCGTTctccacttaaaaaaaaaataaaaagagatcGAAAATATTAAGTTCCTCCTctgacacaaactcaaaccATATAACTGATGATTAATTAGCCTACCATACCAAACACTCTGGCAATCCCTCTGCCAATCCCTTTGGATCCTCCAGTGACAATTACGACTTTGTTGTGATAGCGGACTGACATGTTGCACCGCAGCAGACCAGCACTACTTTTCCTCGTTCGTGAACGCCGCTCTCAGCTGACGCGCTTCCCCGGAAAATGACCGCTTGTGGCGGCAGTTTTGGTTGGTAGGTTTCAAAGTCCATCAAAATCATGTGGTTCACTCTGCTGCTTTCAGGTGCTTCTGGAAAGTATCCGAAATAACAaggttaataaaaaacaaacaaaaaaactgtcaaaagtgAGGACTTGGAAAATGTAAATTCATCCATTAAATTCTAAACTTTATCAAGTAATGAACATATACATCATCTGTTAATTACAAGAAATTTAACAGATGTCCTAAACCTGGAAATCAGTTCCCTGTCTCAAAGTCTATAAGatttttgaattgttttttttctctcggttaaatgcctgaaataaagtTTGTAGTAACCACAGcataagatatttacaagttTTGGTCTAAGACATGAAATGCAACATTAAATGCCACACAACTTAATATTAACGCATCTAcatgttaaaaaatgtcagtaactaacaagtggctaaatgagactacagaacTCATCTATTCACTAGCCCATCTTTACAGGCCGACTGCTGAACAAAACCTgcaagtatcataaacttgtgtttgccacagaaaTAATTTTCAGCAATAATCTAAAATCCAGTCAAAAAAATCTCACCGGTAACTCAACTTTACATTATTATGCTAGTAACATATATAGTGAGGGCATAGTAAGTTATTAATCTTATAATTACGACTTTTTAATATACTTGACTTATTATCTCATTATTTCTCCTGTACCACCTGCCAGAGATGATCTGCTGGGGTCATTTAATGAATTAAAACAAGACTGGGAGCATTCAGCAATGTGAGCCTGTGCTGTAAAATACATTCTAATGTCAGCAAGCTAACAAACTAACAAGTTAACACCAGCAATGGCACTGCAAACAGGCAGATGTTTATCAGGTCTAATTTTTACCATGTCAACACTTGCTGGTTAGTATTAAACACAAACTACAACTGGGGCTGAAGAAAATGTTACTAGTTTTGCACATGTTTTGGTTATAAACCAAAGTGctgtacaaaaatgtaaaattttaatcagaagatgGCATCAGATAAAAGTCTGAAATTCACTGAAGTGATTCTAACTCATTTCGAGGGGGGCGTTATATGAACGCCTGCACCAAATGTTTCAAATTCCATCCAGTAGATGGTGAGATGATGCACAGAGAAATGAACAACTAGTCACCCGAATGAATGATATTGCAATTCCTGCAATGCCATTTTGATGCACGGcaaaaaaaagtcctttttaatccttcagcataaaacataaataaatgtctttCCACAAATGTGTTATCAAAGTAGAACCCAATTAACCAGCCACAGCTCATCAGTCGGGATTTTATTTCACTCTAATCTGTAAAATCAAACAATAGCTTCCAGAAAATTAATTTGAGTGTGTacaatttctttttcttatttcttgttTGTACAACACAGCTGCATTTAAGATTTTGATAATTCAGAACCTGGAATTTACTCAGAGTACTTGAAGGCATCATTGGTGCCTCTGTCATAAAATCTTGCCATGGGAGT contains:
- the hsd17b14 gene encoding L-fucose dehydrogenase; its protein translation is MSVRYHNKVVIVTGGSKGIGRGIARVFVENGAKVVFCARGGAAGEGLEAELNKAGPGSCKFVPCDVSKEEDIKRLIAVTVEHYGQIDCLVNNAGWHPPHKSTDDTTAEEFRDLLNLNLISYFLASKYALPYLRQRQGNIINVSSLVATIGQKDAAPYVATKGAIISMTKAMAVDESRYNVRVNCLSPGNVLTPLWEDLAGQTPDAAAAIKAGENCQLLGRMGTETECGLTALYLAADATFCTGIDLLFSGGAELNYGFKSQIPS